A window of Trichomycterus rosablanca isolate fTriRos1 chromosome 5, fTriRos1.hap1, whole genome shotgun sequence contains these coding sequences:
- the LOC134314290 gene encoding transmembrane protein 121 gives MAPPPPTNGAHVCLSCVVIVSSMALMDAYLVEQNHGPRKIGVFIIVSVGDVCFLIALRYVAVWVGTELRTAKRGYAMILWFLYIFVLEIKVYFIYQNYKSDRKILDALTRKALTLLLSVCVPALFIILVAVDHMEYVTAFRKKEEIRNRLFWVVVDLLDILDIQANLWEPQKKGFPLWAEGVMFFYCYILLLVLPCVSLSEISMQGINISPHKMMLYPILSLITINVVTIFIRGGNMVLYKDSRVSGILLGKNILAIVLKTCSFVQYRKQLQSANASRNTPPPPVPFSVELHKNSLPPSRDIMVHSNQTPLPDLNTPKQT, from the coding sequence ATGGCCCCGCCACCTCCAACCAACGGTGCACATGTGTGTTTGTCATGTGTGGTGATCGTGAGCAGCATGGCACTGATGGATGCGTATTTGGTGGAACAGAACCACGGGCCCCGGAAGATCGGTGTGTTCATCATCGTTAGTGTGGGCGATGTGTGCTTCCTAATAGCACTGCGCTATGTTGCAGTATGGGTGGGCACTGAGCTCAGGACAGCTAAACGTGGCTACGCCATGATCCTTTGGTTCCTCTACATCTTCGTCCTGGAGATCAAGGTCTACTTTATCTATCAGAACTACAAATCAGACCGGAAGATTCTGGATGCTCTGACGCGTAAGGCTTTAACGTTGctgttgtctgtgtgtgtgccagcgttgtttattattttggttGCGGTGGATCACATGGAGTATGTAACAGCATTTCGGAAAAAGGAGGAGATCCGAAACCGGCTCTTCTGGGTGGTGGTGGACCTCCTGGACATTCTGGACATCCAGGCAAACCTGTGGGAACCTCAAAAGAAAGGCTTTCCATTGTGGGCCGAAGGTGTGATGTTCTTCTACTGCTACATCCTACTGCTGGTGCTGCCCTGCGTTAGCCTGAGTGAGATTAGCATGCAGGGCATCAACATCAGCCCACACAAGATGATGCTTTACCCCATCCTCAGCCTAATCACCATCAACGTGGTCACCATCTTTATACGTGGAGGGAACATGGTTCTGTACAAAGACAGCCGTGTCTCAGGGATCCTACTGGGAAAGAACATTCTTGCTATCGTGCTGAAGACATGCAGCTTTGTGCAGTATAGGAAGCAGTTGCAGAGCGCTAATGCTAGTCGAAacactcctcctcctccagtgCCGTTCAGTGTTGAGCTGCATAAGAACTCACTGCCTCCGAGTCGCGACATTATGGTACATTCAAACCAAACTCCCCTACCTGACCTCAACACACCCAAACAAACATGA